One window of Quercus robur chromosome 12, dhQueRobu3.1, whole genome shotgun sequence genomic DNA carries:
- the LOC126708144 gene encoding glutathione S-transferase F13-like — MTIKIYGVPISTCTARATACLYEKGVDFELVPVNFFGGEHKQPAFLSKNPFGQIPALEDGDLTLFESRAITAYVAEKFKETGTDLIRHNNLKEAALVKVWIQVESQSFDPAITPIVLEYVLAPMKGKTADQAVIDANLVKLEKVLDVYESRLSSTKYLAGDFYSLADLHHYPYTHYFMTTPWASLVNDRPHVKAWWEDISSRPSYKKMAEAITSG, encoded by the exons ATGACTATCAAGATTTATGGAGTTCCAATTTCCACATGCACTGCTCGTGCGACGGCCTGCCTCTATGAGAAAGGAGTAGATTTTGAGCTTGTTCCGGTTAATTTTTTCGGAGGGGAACACAAACAGCCTGCTTTTCTATCTAAGAAT CCCTTTGGTCAGATTCCAGCGCTGGAAGATGGTGATCTCACTCTTTTTG AATCTAGAGCAATTACAGCATATGTGGCTGAGAAATTCAAGGAAACAGGAACTGATCTCATTAGGCACAACAACCTCAAAGAAGCTGCTTTGGTTAAGGTGTGGATACAGGTGGAATCCCAGAGTTTCGACCCTGCAATCACTCCCATTGTCTTGGAATATGTTTTAGCGCCTATGAAAGGCAAAACTGCAGACCAAGCGGTCATCGATGCCAACTTGGTGAAGCTAGAAAAAGTGCTTGATGTGTATGAGTCTAGGCTGAGTAGCACCAAGTACTTGGCTGGTGATTTCTATAGCCTGGCTGACTTGCACCACTATCCTTACACTCACTATTTCATGACGACACCATGGGCCTCGTTGGTGAATGACCGTCCCCATGTTAAGGCATGGTGGGAGGACATTTCTTCTAGGCCTTCTTACAAGAAAATGGCTGAGGCTATCACTTCTGGTTAA
- the LOC126710156 gene encoding glutathione S-transferase-like, with product MAVRKVYGSLNSPATLKVLACLFEHDLDFEFVPVNLDAGEQKKKAFLSMNPFGEVPVYEDSDLKQFESRAIIRCMAHENGKKGEELIYWNAREQAIVANWVDVEDHRFEPPAMKLIFELVIKPNSGLAPDQGEVAEAEAKLGNILDVYETQLAKFKYLASDKYTIVDVLHLPNLQSLMGTPAEKLIESRPRVRAWCAEILARPAWAKVLEMKHKAQA from the exons ATGGCGGTCCGAAAAGTCTATGGCAGCCTCAACTCACCGGCCACATTGAAGGTTCTGGCATGCCTCTTTGagcatgatcttgattttgagtTTGTTCCGGTCAATCTTGATGCTGGAGAGCAGAAGAAGAAAGCCTTTCTTTCCATGAAT CCATTTGGTGAAGTTCCAGTGTACGAAGACAGTGACCTCAAGCAATTCG AATCAAGAGCAATAATAAGATGCATGGCCCATGAAAATGGCAAGAAAGGAGAAGAGCTAATTTACTGGAATGCGAGGGAGCAAGCCATAGTAGCCAATTGGGTTGATGTTGAGGACCACCGGTTTGAGCCACCAGCAATGAAACTCATATTTGAGTTGGTCATTAAGCCAAACAGTGGCTTGGCTCCTGACCAAGGTGAAGTGGCCGAAGCTGAAGCCAAATTAGGCAATATTCTTGATGTGTATGAGACACAGCTAGCAAAATTTAAGTATTTGGCATCTGACAAGTACACCATCGTTGATGTACTTCACCTCCCAAATTTGCAAAGTCTTATGGGAACGCCAGCCGAGAAACTCATTGAATCGCGACCTCGTGTGAGAGCATGGTGCGCTGAGATCCTAGCTCGACCTGCATGGGCCAAGGTGCTTGAGATGAAGCATAAGGCTCAAGCTTAG
- the LOC126708145 gene encoding glutathione S-transferase-like, which yields MQREAQDYVKKCDQYQRFAPNIHQPGGVLNPLTSPWPFAQWGLNIVGPFPKAVGNKRYLLVGTDYFTKWVEAEPLANIRDVDVKKFLWKNIVTRYSTPAYPQGNGLAETVNKVIPFGEVPVYEDSGIKQFESRAIIRCMAHEYGKKGEELVYCDGREQAIVANWVDVEDHQFEPPAAKLIFKMVIKPNNCLAPDQGVVAEAEAKLGNVLDVYETQLAKFMSLATDKYTIADLLHLPNLQSLMGTPAKKLIESRPRGRAWCYEILARPAWAKVLEMKHKAQV from the exons ATGCAGAGGGAAGCACAAGACTATGTAAAGAAATGTGACCAATACCAAAGATTTGCACCAAACATTCACCAACCTGGAGGAGTCCTTAATCCCTTAACTAGCCCTTGGCCTTTCGCTCAGTGGGGCTTGAATATTGTGGGGCCTTTCCCTAAGGCAGTAGGGAATAAGAGGTATTTGTTGGTCGGCACAgattatttcactaagtgggttgaagctgaacctCTGGCGAATATCAGGGATGTGGATGTCAAAAAATTcctttggaaaaatattgtcaccag ATACTCCACCCCGGCGTATCCACAGGGAAATGGGCTGGCCGAGACTGTCAACAAAGTCATA CCATTTGGTGAAGTTCCGGTATATGAGGATAGTGGCATCAAGCAAT TCGAATCAAGAGCAATAATAAGATGCATGGCCCATGAATATGGCAAGAAGGGAGAAGAGCTAGTGTACTGTGATGGCAGGGAGCAGGCCATAGTAGCCAATTGGGTTGATGTTGAGGACCACCAGTTTGAGCCACCAGCAGCGAAACTTATATTTAAGATGGTCATTAAGCCAAACAATTGCTTGGCTCCTGACCAAG GTGTGGTGGCCGAGGCTGAAGCCAAATTAGGCAATGTTCTTGATGTGTATGAGACACAGCTAGCAAAATTTATGTCTTTGGCAACTGACAAGTACACCATTGCTGATTTACTTCACCTCCCAAATTTGCAAAGCCTTATGGGAACGCCAGCCAAGAAGCTCATTGAATCGCGACCTCGTGGGAGAGCATGGTGCTATGAGATCCTAGCTCGACCTGCTTGGGCCAAGGTGCTTGAGATGAAGCATAAAGCTCAGGTCTAG